A region of Bacteroidota bacterium DNA encodes the following proteins:
- a CDS encoding CAP domain-containing protein, translating to MKKIFPLLSATILLFSFGKPCEDYPFSKWDAATLEKANTAKDEINYTAEEKKVIYYMNLVRMKPELFCKTYFQKYMDSTKTKFTSFASSLKNDLQVKYKPMDVLTVKQDLTEEAVDHAKDTGKKGNLGHFTSDGKSYDFRMKKFKETYSSTAENCDYGFDKALSIVMHLLIDEGQGTVEHRKTIMDKNLQYAGVSIQPHKKEKWTCVIEFANTK from the coding sequence ATGAAAAAAATATTTCCCCTTTTGTCAGCAACAATATTACTCTTCTCATTTGGAAAACCATGCGAAGATTATCCATTTTCAAAATGGGATGCAGCCACACTTGAAAAAGCAAACACAGCAAAAGATGAAATAAATTATACGGCTGAAGAAAAGAAAGTGATTTACTATATGAATCTCGTACGCATGAAACCTGAACTTTTCTGCAAAACCTATTTTCAGAAATACATGGATTCCACCAAAACAAAATTCACTTCATTCGCAAGTTCGCTAAAGAATGATTTGCAGGTAAAATACAAGCCCATGGATGTTCTCACTGTAAAACAGGATTTGACTGAAGAAGCAGTTGACCATGCAAAGGATACTGGCAAAAAAGGAAATCTCGGGCATTTTACTTCGGATGGAAAAAGTTATGATTTCCGAATGAAAAAATTTAAAGAAACTTATTCTTCCACTGCTGAAAATTGCGATTACGGATTTGACAAGGCGCTTTCAATCGTTATGCATTTGCTGATTGACGAAGGACAGGGAACTGTTGAACATCGAAAAACCATAATGGATAAAAACCTGCAGTACGCAGGAGTTTCCATTCAGCCGCACAAAAAAGAAAAATGGACTTGTGTGATTGAGTTTGCGAATACTAAATAG
- a CDS encoding tetratricopeptide repeat protein, producing MKSGFFLLCFQLSSFLSICFSQKSIEDSLLTALGNSNEDTGKISILLQLFENCDEKNMLKYSEEALRLSEKLYDKRGVASSLNNLGYVYANFGKMDEALEYYLKSMKIWEELDDKKGIATALNELGFIYDATGRRDKALESYEKSLTIRMKLGDKKDIGYSLNNIGVEYKIMGNLDKALVYFMQSLDAWESAKHIEGISTALNNIGFCYYIKNNLLDALQYYHKGLELQKEIRNMFGVGNSLNNIGAVYHKLGDEKKAIEYSEEALKIAQENNYPEFIARAAKLLADIYSLKAQKAFGQDVGSWKKAYEYHKFYSEMKDTLLNQESSKQITEMQTKYETEKKEQQIALLNKDKELQDAQMNRQKIIIWSVAAGLLVALILSVFIFRERRKSEKLLLNILPAETARELKQHGKATAKHYENVTVMFTDFKNFTDISEKLSAEELVSELDFLFKKFDEVISKYPIEKIKTIGDAYMCVGGLPTANTTNAMDVVKAAMEIQNWMKGQSNKWSLRIGIHTGSVTAGVVGDKKFAYDIWGDTVNTASRMESSGKAGKINISGTTQELIKNKFSCQFRGKIPAKNKGEIEMYFVEQNSI from the coding sequence ATGAAGTCCGGATTTTTTTTGCTCTGTTTTCAACTTTCTTCTTTTCTTTCTATCTGCTTTTCACAAAAATCAATCGAAGACTCGCTTTTAACTGCTCTTGGAAATTCGAATGAAGATACTGGTAAAATCAGTATTTTATTGCAGCTATTTGAGAATTGTGATGAAAAGAATATGCTTAAATATTCTGAAGAAGCATTGCGGCTTTCGGAAAAACTTTATGACAAAAGAGGAGTTGCAAGTTCGCTGAATAATTTGGGATACGTCTATGCCAATTTTGGGAAAATGGATGAAGCGTTGGAATATTACTTAAAGAGTATGAAAATCTGGGAGGAGTTAGATGATAAAAAAGGAATTGCAACCGCACTGAATGAACTGGGATTTATTTATGATGCAACCGGTCGAAGAGATAAAGCGCTTGAGTCGTATGAAAAGAGTCTGACAATCAGAATGAAGCTTGGTGATAAAAAAGATATTGGATATTCCTTGAATAATATCGGGGTTGAATATAAAATCATGGGAAACCTTGATAAAGCACTCGTGTATTTTATGCAAAGTCTTGATGCATGGGAGAGTGCAAAACATATAGAAGGTATTTCGACTGCATTAAATAATATTGGGTTTTGCTATTACATCAAAAATAATTTACTGGATGCCCTGCAGTATTATCACAAAGGGTTGGAACTGCAAAAAGAGATTAGAAATATGTTTGGAGTTGGGAATTCGCTTAACAATATCGGAGCGGTATACCATAAGCTTGGCGATGAAAAAAAAGCAATTGAATATTCTGAAGAAGCGCTAAAAATTGCACAGGAAAATAATTATCCTGAGTTTATTGCAAGAGCAGCAAAATTACTGGCGGACATTTATTCTTTAAAGGCTCAGAAAGCTTTTGGTCAAGATGTGGGCAGCTGGAAGAAAGCATATGAATATCATAAATTCTATTCTGAAATGAAGGATACATTGTTGAATCAGGAATCCTCTAAACAAATCACCGAAATGCAAACCAAATATGAAACGGAGAAAAAAGAACAGCAGATTGCTTTATTAAATAAGGATAAAGAACTTCAGGACGCACAAATGAATCGCCAGAAAATAATAATCTGGTCAGTGGCAGCAGGATTATTAGTTGCTTTGATTCTTTCAGTATTTATTTTTCGTGAAAGAAGAAAATCTGAAAAACTTCTGTTGAACATTCTTCCTGCTGAAACAGCGAGAGAATTGAAACAACACGGCAAAGCAACGGCAAAACATTATGAAAATGTAACAGTAATGTTCACTGATTTTAAAAATTTCACTGACATTTCCGAAAAACTTTCTGCAGAAGAATTGGTGAGCGAGTTAGATTTTCTTTTTAAGAAGTTTGATGAAGTAATTTCCAAATACCCAATAGAAAAAATAAAAACCATCGGAGATGCGTATATGTGTGTGGGTGGATTGCCGACAGCAAACACAACGAATGCGATGGATGTTGTGAAAGCAGCGATGGAAATACAAAATTGGATGAAAGGACAAAGTAATAAATGGAGCCTTAGAATAGGAATTCATACAGGTTCTGTTACAGCTGGAGTAGTTGGAGATAAAAAATTCGCTTACGACATTTGGGGAGATACAGTTAATACAGCGAGTAGAATGGAATCATCAGGCAAAGCTGGAAAGATTAATATCTCAGGAACAACTCAAGAGTTAATCAAAAATAAATTCAGTTGTCAATTCAGAGGAAAAATTCCTGCTAAGAACAAAGGCGAAATTGAAATGTATTTTGTGGAACAAAATTCTATTTAG
- a CDS encoding 6-carboxytetrahydropterin synthase, giving the protein MVFITRREQFSAAHKLFREDWSAEKNVEVFGKCANPNWHGHNYQLFVTVKGKQNTDTSFVTNLSGVSNVIREKVISKLDHKNVNIDVDFMKGKLASTENLAVEIWKQIESPIKKLGCELYCVKIQETENNYVEYFGE; this is encoded by the coding sequence ATGGTATTTATCACTCGCAGGGAGCAGTTTTCAGCAGCGCATAAATTGTTTCGCGAGGATTGGTCTGCTGAGAAAAACGTTGAAGTGTTCGGCAAATGCGCTAATCCAAACTGGCATGGACACAACTACCAATTATTTGTAACAGTGAAGGGAAAACAAAATACGGATACAAGTTTTGTAACGAATTTATCTGGCGTGAGCAATGTTATACGTGAAAAAGTGATTTCAAAGCTTGATCACAAAAATGTGAATATTGATGTGGATTTCATGAAAGGAAAACTTGCCAGCACTGAAAATCTAGCTGTGGAAATCTGGAAACAGATTGAATCACCCATAAAAAAACTTGGCTGCGAACTTTACTGTGTAAAAATCCAAGAAACGGAAAATAATTATGTAGAATATTTTGGAGAATAA
- a CDS encoding SDR family NAD(P)-dependent oxidoreductase — protein MITLITGATSGIGKASAEIFAKNGYDLIITGRRKDRLEKLSDEFKKKFKVKVLALNFDVRYLKEVQKNLSLLPKEWKKIDVLINNAGLASGLGLIQEGDIEDWEKMIDTNVKGLLYVTRHIAPLMIENEKGHIINVASLAGKQAYPKGNVYCATKFAVDALSQSMRIDMLEHGIRVTNIAPGLVETEFSLVRFKGDADRAKKTYEKINPLTAEDIAEIIFWTASRPAHVNINDVVITPTAQANAYIVNRNNS, from the coding sequence ATGATTACACTCATCACAGGAGCAACATCGGGTATCGGCAAAGCATCTGCAGAAATTTTCGCGAAGAACGGCTATGACTTAATTATTACAGGCAGAAGAAAAGACCGATTGGAAAAACTTTCCGATGAGTTCAAGAAAAAATTCAAAGTAAAAGTTCTTGCGCTTAATTTTGATGTCCGGTATCTGAAAGAAGTTCAGAAAAATCTTTCATTGCTTCCTAAAGAGTGGAAAAAAATTGATGTACTCATCAACAACGCTGGACTTGCTTCAGGTCTTGGACTGATTCAAGAAGGAGATATTGAAGATTGGGAAAAAATGATTGACACAAATGTGAAAGGACTTTTATATGTAACGCGCCACATCGCACCGCTAATGATTGAAAACGAAAAAGGACATATAATAAATGTAGCATCACTCGCGGGCAAACAGGCATACCCGAAAGGAAATGTTTACTGTGCCACTAAGTTTGCCGTGGATGCGCTCAGCCAGAGTATGCGCATTGATATGCTCGAACATGGAATCCGCGTGACGAACATTGCTCCTGGTTTAGTGGAGACAGAATTTTCACTTGTGAGATTTAAAGGAGATGCTGACCGCGCAAAAAAAACTTATGAAAAAATAAATCCGCTAACTGCCGAAGACATCGCTGAAATAATTTTCTGGACTGCTTCTCGCCCTGCTCATGTAAACATTAATGATGTGGTGATTACTCCAACCGCACAGGCAAATGCTTATATTGTAAACAGAAATAATTCCTGA
- a CDS encoding amidohydrolase, translating into MKIIVFLVSFATFLFSCSSPQKEKVDLIVHNAIIYTVDSSFSTSECFAVKDGKIIAVGTNDSILAKYDGEKIDAQGKAVFPGLIDAHCHFYSYGKGLNQADLVGTKSFDEVIQRVIDFSKTKKREWILGRGWDQNDWEVKEFPTKDKLDSLFPNTPVFLKRIDGHAVLVNSEAMRRAGITNNTKIDGGSIEHYKSGFAKKGELESTDNLTGVLIDNAVDLVANKIPTESKPEARDALLAAQKNCFAVGLTTVDDAGLEKQIVDLMDEMQKKGELKMRVYAMLTDNKENLNYYLDHGIYKTEKLNVRSFKFYADGALGSRGACLLEDYSDKKSWRGFLLSKPEYFKEMAQTMLDKGFQMNTHCIGDSADRLLINTYGKYCFQFKYSLLNMRWRIEHFQVTAANDIKLLSQINSLAKQDYRLIPSIQPTHATSDMYWAKDRLGEERVKYAYAYKDLLKAAGMIALGTDFPVENINPMYTFYAAVARKDLKGFPEGGFQMENALTREETMKGMTIWAAYANFEEKEKGSLEPGKFADFVILDKDIMKINIDEVPNVKVLATYLNGEKVYSIK; encoded by the coding sequence ATGAAAATAATTGTATTCCTTGTTTCATTTGCCACATTTCTTTTTTCCTGTTCATCTCCTCAAAAAGAAAAAGTTGACTTGATTGTACACAATGCGATTATTTACACCGTTGATTCATCTTTTTCAACTTCCGAATGCTTCGCGGTGAAGGATGGAAAAATTATTGCAGTAGGAACAAATGATTCCATCCTTGCTAAATACGATGGAGAAAAAATAGACGCGCAAGGCAAAGCGGTTTTTCCAGGACTCATTGATGCACACTGTCATTTTTATAGTTATGGAAAAGGGCTGAATCAGGCAGATCTTGTAGGAACAAAATCTTTTGATGAAGTTATTCAGCGTGTTATAGATTTTTCAAAAACCAAAAAAAGAGAATGGATTTTAGGCAGAGGTTGGGATCAGAATGACTGGGAAGTAAAAGAATTTCCCACAAAAGATAAACTCGATTCCCTTTTTCCGAATACTCCTGTTTTTCTAAAACGCATTGACGGTCATGCAGTGCTGGTAAACTCCGAAGCCATGCGCAGAGCAGGAATCACCAACAATACAAAAATTGATGGTGGAAGCATTGAGCATTACAAAAGCGGGTTTGCTAAAAAAGGAGAACTTGAATCAACCGATAATCTTACCGGAGTTTTAATTGACAATGCCGTTGATTTGGTTGCTAATAAAATTCCTACAGAAAGCAAACCTGAAGCAAGAGACGCATTACTTGCTGCTCAGAAAAATTGTTTTGCAGTTGGATTGACAACCGTTGATGATGCTGGTCTTGAAAAACAAATTGTGGATTTGATGGATGAAATGCAAAAAAAAGGCGAACTGAAAATGCGTGTGTACGCTATGCTCACCGACAATAAAGAAAATCTGAATTACTATTTGGATCATGGAATTTATAAAACAGAAAAATTAAACGTACGCTCATTTAAATTTTATGCCGATGGCGCACTTGGTTCTCGTGGCGCTTGCTTGTTGGAAGATTATTCTGATAAAAAAAGTTGGCGGGGATTTTTATTAAGCAAACCGGAATATTTTAAAGAGATGGCACAGACAATGCTTGATAAAGGTTTTCAGATGAATACACATTGTATAGGCGACTCTGCAGATAGATTATTAATTAATACGTATGGGAAATATTGTTTTCAGTTTAAATATTCCCTCCTTAATATGAGATGGAGAATTGAGCATTTTCAAGTCACGGCAGCAAATGATATAAAATTGCTTTCACAAATAAATTCACTTGCAAAGCAAGATTACCGTCTTATCCCTTCTATCCAACCTACCCACGCAACTTCCGATATGTACTGGGCAAAAGACAGATTGGGAGAAGAACGTGTGAAATACGCTTATGCTTATAAAGATTTATTGAAAGCAGCCGGAATGATTGCGCTTGGAACAGATTTCCCTGTGGAGAATATTAATCCCATGTACACATTTTATGCTGCGGTTGCGAGAAAAGATTTGAAAGGATTTCCCGAAGGAGGTTTCCAAATGGAAAATGCGCTGACAAGAGAAGAAACTATGAAAGGTATGACCATTTGGGCGGCTTATGCGAACTTCGAAGAAAAGGAAAAGGGAAGCCTTGAGCCCGGCAAGTTTGCCGATTTTGTAATATTAGACAAAGACATTATGAAAATAAATATTGATGAAGTGCCAAATGTGAAAGTTTTGGCAACATATTTGAACGGAGAAAAAGTATATTCAATAAAATAA
- the mqnB gene encoding futalosine hydrolase, whose amino-acid sequence MKILLVSATKFEITPLLKKFRKISAKENISSFRFGEQSIDVLITGVGMTATAFHLGKILNKKYDLAINAGIAGSFKKNIPLGTVVNVTSDCFADLGAEDGEKFLALKEMGMPEVRSQKSEVRSDKIRRVLSVLPKVKGITVNTAHGNSVSIKKVIKKFNPDIESMEGAAFFLACNHEKISCVQIRAISNYVVRRNKKNWNIKLAVSNLSAALEKILSDIQ is encoded by the coding sequence ATGAAAATCCTGCTTGTTTCTGCAACCAAATTTGAGATTACTCCTCTGCTGAAAAAGTTCAGAAAAATTTCTGCTAAAGAAAATATTTCATCTTTTCGGTTCGGGGAACAATCCATTGACGTTTTGATTACAGGAGTTGGAATGACCGCAACGGCATTTCATTTAGGAAAAATTCTGAATAAAAAATATGACTTGGCAATTAACGCTGGGATTGCAGGAAGTTTTAAAAAAAATATTCCACTAGGAACCGTTGTGAACGTAACAAGTGATTGTTTTGCAGATTTGGGTGCGGAGGATGGCGAAAAGTTTTTGGCACTGAAGGAAATGGGAATGCCGGAAGTCAGAAGTCAGAAGTCAGAAGTCAGAAGCGATAAGATAAGAAGAGTTTTATCTGTTCTTCCAAAAGTAAAAGGAATTACAGTCAACACGGCTCATGGAAATTCTGTCAGCATAAAAAAGGTTATCAAAAAATTCAATCCTGATATTGAAAGCATGGAAGGTGCTGCTTTTTTTCTTGCTTGCAATCATGAAAAAATTTCCTGCGTTCAGATTCGAGCCATTTCAAATTATGTTGTGAGAAGAAACAAGAAAAACTGGAATATTAAACTTGCTGTTTCTAACCTTTCAGCTGCTCTTGAGAAAATATTAAGCGATATTCAATGA
- the folE gene encoding GTP cyclohydrolase I FolE → MSNYKKVDEYNAENTEKLSDYYRQILILAGEDIKREGILKTPERAAKSIQFLTHGNCLNPAEILSSALFKDDYKQMVLVKDIEIYSLCEHHLLPFFGKAHIAYIPNGKIVGLSKIPRVVDAFARRLQVQERLTTQIRDCIQETLNPLGVAVVIEAKHLCMLMRGVQKQNSVATTSAFTGAFLNNEKTREEFVHLISGKLH, encoded by the coding sequence ATGAGCAATTACAAAAAAGTGGATGAGTATAATGCTGAAAATACCGAAAAACTTTCGGATTATTACAGACAGATATTAATACTTGCGGGAGAAGATATAAAACGCGAAGGCATTTTGAAAACTCCGGAGCGCGCTGCAAAATCCATCCAATTTCTTACGCATGGCAATTGTCTCAACCCCGCTGAAATTCTCAGCTCGGCTTTATTCAAAGATGATTACAAACAAATGGTTCTTGTAAAGGATATTGAAATTTATTCTTTATGCGAACATCATCTGCTTCCATTTTTCGGGAAAGCGCACATTGCATACATTCCAAATGGGAAAATAGTTGGACTCAGCAAAATTCCGCGCGTGGTGGATGCATTCGCAAGAAGATTGCAGGTGCAGGAGCGATTGACTACACAAATCCGAGACTGCATACAGGAAACACTGAATCCGCTTGGCGTTGCGGTGGTAATTGAAGCAAAACATTTGTGCATGCTCATGCGCGGAGTGCAGAAACAAAATTCAGTTGCAACAACTTCGGCATTTACGGGAGCATTTCTGAACAATGAAAAAACAAGAGAAGAGTTTGTTCATTTGATTTCAGGAAAATTACATTGA